A section of the Myxococcus virescens genome encodes:
- a CDS encoding DNA topoisomerase 3, translating into MGETPREDRRGGRDGGAKASSGRPSLLAVLAEKPSVARDIARVLGANERGEGWLRGNGYVVTWAIGHLVGLAQPHEIRADWKKWSRALLPMLPADWPLVVSKETRSQFEVVKQVLNAPEVSSVVCATDAGREGELIFRYIYDAAKCRKPVQRLWVSSLTERAIQDGFRRLADGREYEALAAAAMGRSRADWLVGMNLSRLYTLAHGGHGEMLSVGRVQTPTLAMVVERELAIRDFVPRDYLELVATFAPRAKGVPPDALYKGTWFRSGPDGKPVAPPGFEGVREARRLDANGVEAQAIIDRVRAGRALIESLESEEKRMAPPLLYDLTELQRHANRLHGFSAQRTLEVAQALYEKHKLLSYPRTASRHLSRTVADTLPEVVNAIRGPYEEDLAVGTGARALGKRYVDDAKVTDHHAIIPTPTAPGGVRLSPDEQRVYDLVCRRLLQAWHEDHVWRVTTVITAVTSAGAPPVVDRFQSTGTQVEQVGWKVLDIGGGQKAPRLKPEGRKGEDAEREPEDEPQTLPSGLARAQPQSVEDVEAVKKRTRPPPRFTDATLLTAMESAGRALDEKELADAMRETGLGTPATRAAIIEVLLDREYLRRRGKVMEATEKGIHLIQVVHPDVKTPAMTGQWEAWLQRIERGEGQLDEFIRGIEAYVIEVVGHGATAPQRPPRNEVLGAPPGAGWGQGGAAQVANEGAAAAHGAGAGARGPGGQAVLAESSAERFGDASAGGAGRGRQGALTEASAERFADASAGVSGHGRQGAFAEASAERFADASAGVSGRGRQGTFTEASAERFADAAPGVQGQGRPGAFSDASEPLFGTRRSRTSGSMGRSEPHGEPLSSTMSPGGGAASRLPRADGAGWNAGAWENTGAARAPVNRARTPASAASTGQRPERVRRAPTAPEALRPLLKEAFGFSDFRPYQEAVCRAATAGEDLLLVMPTGAGKSLCYQLPGLARAGTTLVVSPLIALMEDQVARLQSLGFAADRIHSGRDRAMSRQVCADYLEDRLDFLFIAPERLGVPGFVEFLARRTPALIAVDEAHCISQWGHDFRPDYRLLGARLPLLRPAPVVALTATATPDVQRDIVQQLGLQGPGGKARTFIHGFRRTNIAIEVRELNPGARGDAIQGLLEDEENRPAIVYAATRKHAEQLADQLAGEFPAAAYHAGLQPSERDRVQAEFLRGSLEVIVATTAFGMGIDKADVRTVIHAALPASLEGYYQELGRAGRDGKPSRAVLLHSYIDRRTHEFFHRRDYPEAYVLERLFKSTAPQLEPKAVLQGRVRGDPEVFDKALEQLWIHGGVVMTPDETVMRGKPGWSASYSAQRDRKLLHLEQMGRYAEAHGCRMKQLVGHFGDTQDSGEPCGLCDVCAPEDCATLRFAEPTSAERHWLERILESLQERDGQATGRLHRELFGESLPRRDFERLVGGLVRAGLTRLEVDSFDKDGQVISFQRLALTDEGRRTRAVDPQRVALPLPLEKAAKRRRGKGAEKGTAKRSSAKKRTVRAKAGAATRRTASESDEEDPPTHWRANAPSKSTVGAPRASRSTGAPSASAPGRRAAAEPSPKMVEALKAWRLAEARKRRVPAFRILTDRVLEAIASACPENGSELMAIHGVGPSLTERYGAQILSLVARRS; encoded by the coding sequence ATGGGCGAGACGCCCCGGGAGGACAGGCGCGGAGGCAGGGACGGCGGTGCGAAGGCGTCCTCCGGTCGCCCCTCCTTGCTGGCTGTGCTGGCGGAGAAGCCCTCGGTGGCGCGCGACATCGCGCGGGTGCTGGGGGCGAACGAACGCGGTGAGGGCTGGCTGCGCGGCAATGGCTACGTGGTGACGTGGGCCATCGGGCACCTGGTGGGCCTGGCGCAGCCCCATGAGATTCGCGCGGACTGGAAGAAGTGGAGCCGCGCGCTGCTGCCCATGCTCCCGGCGGACTGGCCGCTGGTCGTCTCCAAGGAGACGCGGAGCCAGTTCGAGGTGGTGAAGCAGGTGCTCAACGCGCCGGAGGTGTCCTCGGTGGTGTGCGCCACGGACGCGGGGCGCGAGGGCGAGCTCATCTTCCGGTACATCTACGACGCGGCGAAGTGCCGCAAGCCGGTACAGCGGCTGTGGGTGTCGTCGCTGACGGAGCGGGCCATCCAGGACGGCTTCCGCCGGCTCGCGGACGGCCGTGAATACGAAGCGCTGGCCGCCGCGGCCATGGGGCGCAGCCGGGCGGACTGGCTGGTGGGGATGAACCTGTCGCGCCTGTACACGCTGGCGCACGGGGGCCATGGAGAGATGCTGAGCGTGGGCCGGGTGCAGACGCCCACGCTGGCCATGGTGGTGGAGCGCGAGCTGGCCATCCGCGACTTCGTGCCGCGTGACTACCTGGAGCTCGTGGCCACCTTCGCGCCCAGGGCGAAGGGGGTTCCGCCGGACGCGCTGTACAAGGGCACGTGGTTCCGCTCGGGGCCGGATGGCAAGCCCGTGGCGCCGCCGGGCTTCGAGGGCGTGCGCGAGGCGCGGCGGCTGGATGCGAACGGCGTGGAGGCGCAGGCCATCATCGACCGGGTGCGCGCCGGGCGGGCCCTCATCGAATCGCTGGAGTCGGAGGAGAAGAGGATGGCGCCTCCGCTCCTCTACGACTTGACGGAGCTGCAGCGGCACGCCAACCGACTCCACGGCTTCAGCGCGCAGCGCACGCTGGAGGTGGCGCAGGCGCTCTACGAGAAGCACAAGCTGTTGAGCTATCCGCGCACCGCCAGCCGGCACCTGTCGCGCACCGTGGCGGACACGCTGCCGGAGGTGGTGAACGCCATTCGCGGGCCCTACGAGGAGGACCTGGCCGTCGGTACGGGGGCTCGGGCGCTGGGCAAGCGCTATGTGGATGACGCGAAGGTGACGGACCACCACGCCATCATCCCCACGCCCACGGCGCCGGGCGGGGTGCGGCTGTCTCCGGACGAGCAACGCGTCTATGACCTGGTGTGCCGGCGTCTGCTCCAGGCGTGGCACGAGGACCACGTCTGGCGGGTCACCACGGTCATCACCGCGGTGACGTCGGCAGGGGCGCCGCCCGTGGTGGACCGCTTCCAGAGCACGGGCACCCAGGTGGAGCAGGTGGGCTGGAAGGTGCTGGACATTGGCGGCGGACAGAAGGCGCCGCGGCTGAAGCCGGAGGGGCGCAAGGGCGAGGACGCGGAGCGGGAGCCGGAGGACGAGCCCCAGACGCTGCCGTCGGGGTTGGCGCGCGCGCAGCCGCAGTCCGTGGAGGACGTGGAGGCGGTGAAGAAGCGCACGCGTCCGCCTCCGCGCTTCACGGATGCGACGCTGCTGACGGCCATGGAGTCGGCGGGGCGGGCGCTGGATGAGAAGGAGCTCGCGGACGCGATGCGCGAGACGGGCCTGGGGACTCCCGCCACCCGCGCGGCCATCATCGAGGTGCTGCTGGACCGCGAGTACCTGCGCCGCCGGGGCAAGGTGATGGAGGCCACGGAGAAGGGCATCCATCTCATCCAGGTGGTGCACCCGGATGTGAAGACGCCGGCCATGACGGGCCAGTGGGAAGCGTGGCTCCAACGCATCGAGCGCGGCGAAGGCCAGCTCGATGAGTTCATCCGTGGCATCGAGGCGTATGTCATCGAGGTGGTGGGCCATGGCGCCACCGCGCCGCAACGGCCTCCGCGCAACGAGGTGTTGGGGGCTCCACCTGGAGCAGGTTGGGGGCAGGGCGGCGCGGCGCAGGTGGCGAACGAGGGCGCGGCTGCGGCGCACGGCGCTGGCGCGGGAGCGCGTGGCCCTGGCGGACAGGCTGTGCTCGCGGAGTCCTCTGCTGAGCGTTTCGGAGATGCTTCGGCGGGGGGGGCGGGGCGTGGCCGGCAGGGGGCGCTCACGGAGGCTTCTGCCGAGCGCTTCGCGGATGCTTCGGCGGGTGTGTCGGGGCATGGCCGACAGGGGGCGTTCGCGGAGGCGTCTGCCGAGCGCTTCGCGGATGCTTCGGCGGGGGTGTCGGGGCGTGGCCGGCAGGGGACGTTCACGGAGGCGTCTGCCGAGCGCTTCGCGGATGCTGCGCCGGGTGTGCAGGGACAGGGACGCCCGGGCGCGTTCTCGGACGCTTCGGAACCACTCTTTGGGACGCGGCGGAGCAGGACCTCGGGCTCTATGGGGCGCTCGGAGCCTCATGGCGAGCCGCTGTCCTCCACCATGTCACCGGGCGGAGGCGCGGCCTCGCGTCTTCCGCGGGCGGACGGCGCGGGCTGGAACGCCGGGGCCTGGGAGAACACGGGCGCCGCTCGCGCTCCAGTGAACCGTGCGAGGACCCCGGCGTCAGCCGCGTCCACCGGGCAGCGGCCGGAGCGCGTGCGGCGCGCACCGACGGCGCCCGAGGCGCTGCGTCCGCTGCTGAAGGAGGCGTTCGGCTTCTCGGACTTCCGGCCGTATCAGGAGGCCGTGTGCCGCGCGGCCACGGCGGGAGAGGACCTGCTGCTCGTGATGCCCACGGGCGCGGGCAAGTCGCTCTGCTATCAGTTGCCGGGTCTGGCGCGCGCGGGCACCACGCTGGTGGTGAGTCCGCTCATCGCGCTGATGGAGGACCAGGTGGCGCGGCTCCAGTCGCTCGGCTTCGCGGCGGACCGCATCCACTCCGGAAGAGACCGGGCCATGTCGCGGCAGGTGTGCGCGGACTACCTGGAGGACCGGCTCGACTTCCTGTTCATCGCGCCCGAGCGGCTCGGCGTCCCGGGCTTCGTGGAGTTCCTGGCTCGCCGCACGCCCGCGCTCATCGCGGTGGACGAGGCCCACTGCATCTCCCAGTGGGGGCACGACTTCCGCCCGGACTACCGGCTCCTGGGCGCACGTTTGCCCCTGCTGCGCCCCGCGCCCGTGGTGGCGCTCACCGCCACCGCAACGCCGGACGTGCAGCGGGACATCGTCCAGCAGCTCGGCCTGCAAGGCCCCGGGGGCAAGGCGCGCACCTTCATTCACGGCTTCCGCCGCACCAACATCGCCATCGAGGTGCGGGAGCTGAACCCCGGCGCGCGCGGCGACGCCATCCAGGGCCTGCTCGAGGACGAGGAGAACCGGCCCGCGATTGTCTACGCGGCCACGCGCAAGCACGCCGAGCAGCTCGCGGACCAGCTCGCGGGCGAGTTCCCCGCGGCCGCCTATCACGCGGGGCTCCAGCCTTCGGAGCGAGACAGGGTGCAGGCCGAGTTCCTCCGGGGCTCGCTGGAGGTCATCGTGGCCACCACGGCGTTCGGCATGGGCATCGACAAGGCGGACGTGCGCACCGTCATCCACGCGGCGCTCCCCGCCAGCCTGGAGGGCTACTACCAAGAGCTGGGCCGCGCGGGCCGCGATGGAAAGCCGTCGCGCGCGGTGCTGCTGCATTCGTACATCGACCGGCGCACGCACGAGTTCTTCCACCGGCGCGACTACCCGGAGGCGTACGTGCTGGAGCGGCTGTTCAAGTCCACGGCGCCGCAGCTCGAGCCCAAGGCCGTGCTCCAGGGCCGCGTGCGAGGAGATCCCGAAGTTTTCGACAAGGCACTGGAGCAGCTCTGGATTCACGGCGGCGTCGTCATGACGCCTGACGAGACGGTGATGCGCGGGAAGCCGGGCTGGTCCGCGTCGTACTCGGCCCAGCGCGATCGCAAACTGCTGCACCTGGAGCAGATGGGGCGCTACGCGGAGGCCCATGGCTGCCGCATGAAGCAGCTCGTGGGGCACTTCGGTGACACCCAGGATTCGGGTGAGCCGTGCGGCCTGTGTGACGTCTGCGCGCCGGAGGACTGCGCCACGCTGCGCTTCGCCGAGCCGACCTCCGCGGAGCGGCACTGGCTGGAGCGCATCCTGGAGTCGCTCCAGGAGCGGGACGGACAGGCCACCGGACGGCTCCACCGCGAGTTGTTCGGAGAGTCCCTGCCACGGCGCGACTTCGAGCGACTGGTGGGCGGACTGGTCCGCGCCGGGCTGACGCGCTTGGAGGTGGACTCGTTCGACAAGGACGGGCAGGTCATTTCGTTCCAGCGCCTCGCCCTGACGGACGAGGGCCGGCGCACGCGCGCGGTGGACCCCCAGCGGGTCGCCCTACCGTTGCCCCTGGAGAAGGCCGCGAAGCGCAGGCGGGGCAAGGGCGCGGAGAAGGGCACCGCGAAGCGGTCCTCGGCCAAGAAACGCACGGTCCGCGCGAAGGCCGGGGCCGCGACGCGGCGCACGGCATCCGAATCCGATGAGGAAGACCCGCCGACGCACTGGCGCGCGAACGCTCCCTCGAAGAGCACCGTCGGGGCGCCGCGTGCGTCCCGGAGCACGGGGGCTCCGAGTGCCTCCGCGCCGGGCCGCCGCGCCGCGGCCGAGCCTTCTCCGAAGATGGTGGAGGCCTTGAAGGCCTGGCGGCTCGCGGAGGCGCGCAAGCGGCGCGTGCCCGCCTTCCGCATCCTCACGGACCGGGTGCTGGAGGCCATCGCGTCGGCCTGTCCGGAGAATGGCTCGGAGTTGATGGCCATCCACGGGGTGGGGCCTTCCCTCACGGAGCGCTACGGCGCGCAGATTCTTTCCCTCGTGGCGCGCAGGAGCTGA
- a CDS encoding pyridoxal phosphate-dependent aminotransferase, which yields MAPLDLTSLPRPSKDDATVGTMARGIVGSEILRIAAEIRERIAEGQKVCNLTVGDFNPREFPIPDPLREHITAALQAGETNYPPSDGVLELRQAVQRFYERSLGLKYPLEGIVIAGGARPIIYGTYRSVLDAGETVVYPVPSWNNNHYAHMMDAKSAVVVTDAARGFMPTVEQLAPHLGAARLLCLCSPLNPTGTMIEPDALGAICERVVAENREREKQGRKPLILMYDQIYWVLSFGAARHVTPVSLVPEVAPYTVFVDGISKAFAATGVRVGWGVGPPTIIARMRDVLGHVGAWAPKAEQVAVARYLDDTAATETFLEGMRKSVEARLEALHKGLTRMREAGLPVQHIAPQGAIYLSVRFDLVGKGGLRSNNDIRKLLLEKANLGVVPFQAFGLDADTGWFRLSVGATSVKEIEEALPRVEAALREVLSSGA from the coding sequence ATGGCCCCCCTCGACCTGACCTCTCTTCCCCGCCCCTCCAAGGACGACGCCACCGTGGGAACGATGGCGCGTGGCATCGTCGGCAGCGAAATCCTCCGCATCGCGGCGGAGATTCGCGAGCGGATCGCCGAGGGCCAGAAGGTGTGCAACCTCACCGTGGGCGACTTCAACCCGCGCGAGTTCCCCATCCCCGACCCGCTGCGGGAGCACATCACCGCCGCGCTCCAGGCGGGCGAGACGAACTACCCACCGTCGGATGGCGTGCTGGAGCTCCGTCAGGCCGTGCAGCGCTTCTATGAGCGCTCGCTGGGCCTGAAGTACCCGCTGGAGGGCATCGTCATCGCGGGAGGCGCGCGGCCCATCATCTACGGCACGTACCGCAGCGTGCTGGACGCGGGGGAGACGGTCGTCTACCCGGTGCCCTCGTGGAACAACAACCACTACGCGCACATGATGGACGCGAAGAGCGCGGTGGTGGTGACGGACGCCGCGCGGGGCTTCATGCCCACCGTGGAGCAGCTGGCGCCGCACCTGGGCGCCGCGCGCCTCTTGTGCCTGTGCAGCCCGCTCAACCCCACCGGCACCATGATTGAGCCGGATGCGCTGGGCGCCATCTGCGAGCGCGTCGTCGCGGAGAACCGCGAGCGCGAGAAGCAGGGCCGCAAGCCGCTCATCCTCATGTATGACCAGATTTACTGGGTGCTGAGCTTCGGCGCGGCCCGGCACGTCACGCCGGTGTCGCTGGTGCCGGAGGTGGCGCCGTACACGGTGTTCGTGGACGGCATCTCCAAGGCCTTCGCCGCCACGGGCGTGCGCGTGGGCTGGGGCGTGGGGCCGCCGACCATCATCGCTCGCATGCGGGACGTGCTCGGCCACGTGGGCGCCTGGGCCCCCAAGGCGGAGCAGGTCGCGGTGGCGCGCTACCTCGACGACACGGCGGCGACGGAGACCTTCCTGGAGGGGATGCGCAAGTCCGTGGAAGCGCGGCTGGAAGCCTTGCACAAGGGGCTCACGCGCATGCGCGAGGCGGGGCTGCCGGTGCAGCACATCGCGCCCCAGGGCGCCATCTACCTGTCGGTGCGCTTCGACCTGGTGGGCAAGGGGGGCCTGCGCTCCAACAATGACATCCGCAAGCTCCTGTTGGAGAAGGCGAACCTGGGCGTGGTGCCCTTCCAGGCCTTCGGACTGGACGCGGACACGGGCTGGTTCCGCCTGTCGGTGGGGGCCACGTCGGTGAAGGAAATCGAGGAGGCGCTGCCCCGGGTGGAGGCGGCGCTCCGCGAGGTCCTCTCTTCCGGCGCGTAA
- a CDS encoding AMIN-like domain-containing (lipo)protein — MTRSGRRMTSLWLAGCLAFAGCSKKEEPAAAPTGAQPQPEVQAPPTSPPLGTIPREGEAAAKPPVHTASMGDEEVAGAPPSETEPPSDAPAGDAPAEDPKNREWTTTPVSMKRRPAQTVTLRSVRAGTHADFDRVVFEFDGSQVPGYQLQYVDKPIIQCGSGDETPLAGKGFLQVMLTPARGHDDQGRATVAALEMKPKLPTLLELVRTCDFEAEVTWVLGNKAPTDFRVMELRDPTRLVVDVKH; from the coding sequence ATGACGCGGTCCGGACGCAGGATGACGTCGCTGTGGTTGGCCGGGTGTCTGGCGTTCGCCGGGTGCTCCAAGAAGGAGGAACCCGCCGCGGCGCCCACCGGCGCGCAGCCCCAGCCCGAGGTCCAAGCGCCGCCCACCTCGCCGCCCCTGGGCACCATTCCCCGCGAGGGCGAGGCCGCCGCCAAGCCACCCGTGCACACGGCCTCGATGGGTGATGAGGAAGTGGCCGGCGCGCCTCCGAGTGAGACAGAGCCGCCTTCGGACGCCCCCGCGGGAGACGCTCCCGCCGAGGACCCGAAGAACCGCGAGTGGACCACCACCCCGGTGTCGATGAAGCGGCGCCCGGCCCAGACGGTGACGCTGCGCTCGGTGCGCGCTGGCACGCATGCCGACTTCGACCGCGTGGTGTTCGAGTTCGACGGGTCGCAGGTCCCCGGCTACCAGCTCCAGTACGTGGACAAGCCCATCATCCAGTGTGGCTCCGGGGACGAGACGCCGCTGGCCGGCAAGGGCTTCCTCCAAGTCATGCTGACCCCCGCGCGTGGCCATGACGACCAGGGCCGGGCCACCGTGGCCGCGCTGGAGATGAAGCCCAAGCTGCCCACCCTGCTGGAGCTGGTGCGCACGTGTGACTTCGAGGCCGAGGTGACGTGGGTGCTGGGAAACAAGGCCCCCACCGACTTCCGCGTCATGGAGCTGCGCGACCCCACTCGCCTCGTGGTGGACGTGAAGCACTGA
- a CDS encoding SDR family oxidoreductase, producing the protein MTLSRRSVIQGAAAVGSLWAMGCATTGTSGTAASSTQGQGEQSSAPAAPLRILILGGTAFLGPALVEFARSRGHTITLFNRGKTKPGLFPDVEKLTGDRDPNKGEGLKALEGRKWDAVVDTSGYVPRIVRASAELLAPHVQHYTFVSSISVYKDLSRQGLDETAPVATVEDTATEDVEKHYGALKALCEQAAETAMPGRVFNVRPGLIVGPDDPSDRFTYWPLRVARGGEVLAPGDGVDPLQFIDARDLAAFIIRSVEARTTGIFNATGPSQDLLMRDFLEANKTALGSDARFTWVDTDFLTKHKVEAWSDMPAWMPRNGKEGGIGKVSIAKALAAGITFRPAAETIRDTVAWFKTLPPERQAKLRSGLSAEREKEVLAAWHQEHGTANAG; encoded by the coding sequence ATGACGCTGTCTCGCAGGAGTGTGATTCAGGGAGCGGCCGCGGTCGGCTCGCTCTGGGCCATGGGGTGCGCCACCACGGGCACGTCCGGCACCGCCGCGTCTTCCACCCAGGGTCAGGGGGAGCAGTCCTCCGCGCCCGCCGCGCCGTTGCGCATCCTCATCCTGGGCGGCACCGCGTTCCTGGGGCCGGCGCTGGTGGAGTTCGCGCGCTCGCGCGGCCACACCATCACGCTCTTCAACCGGGGGAAGACGAAGCCGGGCCTCTTCCCGGACGTGGAGAAGCTGACGGGCGACCGCGACCCGAACAAGGGCGAGGGCCTGAAGGCGCTGGAGGGCCGCAAGTGGGACGCGGTGGTGGACACCTCCGGCTATGTGCCGCGCATCGTGCGCGCCTCCGCGGAGCTGCTGGCGCCGCACGTCCAGCACTACACCTTCGTGTCCTCCATCTCCGTCTACAAGGATTTGTCACGGCAGGGGCTCGACGAGACGGCCCCCGTGGCCACGGTGGAGGACACGGCGACCGAAGACGTGGAGAAGCACTACGGCGCGTTGAAGGCGCTGTGCGAGCAGGCCGCGGAGACGGCCATGCCGGGCCGCGTCTTCAACGTGAGGCCGGGCCTCATCGTCGGGCCGGATGACCCGTCCGACCGCTTCACCTACTGGCCGCTGCGCGTGGCGCGCGGGGGCGAGGTGCTGGCGCCCGGCGACGGCGTGGACCCGTTGCAGTTCATCGACGCGCGGGACCTGGCGGCGTTCATCATCCGCTCCGTGGAGGCCCGCACCACGGGCATCTTCAACGCCACCGGCCCCAGCCAGGACCTGCTGATGCGGGACTTCCTGGAGGCGAACAAGACGGCCCTGGGCAGCGACGCGCGCTTCACGTGGGTGGACACCGACTTCCTCACGAAGCACAAGGTGGAGGCGTGGTCGGACATGCCCGCCTGGATGCCGCGCAACGGGAAAGAGGGCGGCATCGGCAAGGTGAGCATCGCCAAGGCGCTGGCGGCGGGCATCACGTTCCGTCCGGCCGCGGAGACGATTCGCGACACGGTGGCCTGGTTCAAGACGCTGCCTCCCGAGCGTCAGGCGAAGCTGCGCTCCGGCCTGTCCGCCGAGCGCGAGAAGGAAGTGCTGGCCGCGTGGCACCAGGAGCACGGCACCGCCAACGCGGGCTGA
- a CDS encoding NTP/NDP exchange transporter, producing the protein MLRRFVDVRDEEVGAVRWSFLYFFTLMCGYAILRPIRNEMGTAGSVKGLDWLFTATFLVMLAAVPAFSALVSRWPRRVVIPRIYRFFLLNLLGFFVLLKLGVAREAVARVFYVWLSVYNLFVVSIFWSFMADVFASGQSKRLFGFIAAGGTTGMLVGPFLVGRLAEPVGPVNLILISVVLLEVSAQCVRRLSGWAQDVQQQPAAAQGPVGGGVLAGLRLIVTSPFLLALGLQVLLYAATSTFLYFQEVRLVAALGNDAASRTALFGDIDFYVQLATLGLQTLVTGRVISWLGLGAGLAVAPVVTGLGFLGLAAMPVLTVLILFKAVRGASHYALERPSREVLFTTVDREARYKSKSFIDTVVYRGSDTVSAWLQGGLTKLGLGMTGLSLAAVPLAGLWLGVSLYLARHQRRLAEPVPAAAPEAPVSEEVAAR; encoded by the coding sequence ATGCTCAGGCGATTCGTGGACGTTCGGGACGAGGAAGTCGGCGCCGTCCGCTGGTCGTTCCTGTATTTCTTCACCCTGATGTGTGGCTACGCCATCCTCCGGCCCATCCGCAACGAGATGGGCACGGCGGGCAGCGTGAAGGGCTTGGATTGGCTCTTCACCGCCACCTTCCTGGTGATGCTCGCGGCGGTGCCTGCCTTTTCCGCCCTGGTGTCGCGTTGGCCCCGGCGGGTGGTGATTCCTCGCATCTACCGCTTCTTCCTGCTCAACCTGCTGGGCTTCTTCGTGCTCTTGAAGCTCGGGGTGGCGCGGGAGGCGGTGGCGCGCGTCTTCTATGTCTGGTTGAGCGTCTACAACCTGTTCGTCGTCTCCATCTTCTGGAGCTTCATGGCGGACGTCTTCGCCAGCGGACAGAGCAAGCGGCTCTTCGGCTTCATCGCCGCGGGTGGCACCACGGGCATGCTGGTGGGGCCCTTCCTGGTGGGGCGGCTCGCCGAGCCGGTGGGCCCGGTGAATCTCATCCTCATCTCGGTGGTGCTGTTGGAGGTGAGCGCACAGTGTGTGCGCCGGCTGAGCGGCTGGGCCCAGGACGTCCAGCAGCAGCCCGCGGCGGCGCAGGGCCCGGTGGGCGGCGGCGTGCTCGCGGGGTTGCGGCTCATCGTGACGTCGCCGTTCCTGCTGGCGCTGGGGCTCCAGGTGCTGCTCTACGCGGCGACCTCCACGTTCCTCTACTTCCAGGAGGTGCGGCTCGTCGCCGCGCTCGGCAACGACGCGGCCAGCCGTACCGCCCTCTTCGGTGACATCGACTTCTACGTGCAACTGGCGACGCTGGGGTTGCAGACGCTCGTCACGGGGCGCGTCATCTCCTGGCTGGGGCTGGGGGCAGGGCTCGCCGTGGCGCCGGTGGTGACGGGCCTGGGCTTCCTGGGGCTGGCCGCCATGCCGGTGCTGACGGTGCTCATCCTGTTCAAGGCGGTGCGCGGCGCCAGCCACTACGCGCTGGAGCGGCCCTCGCGCGAGGTCCTCTTCACCACCGTGGACCGCGAGGCGCGCTACAAGTCGAAGAGCTTCATCGACACGGTGGTGTACCGCGGCAGCGACACGGTGAGCGCCTGGCTCCAGGGGGGCCTCACGAAGCTGGGCCTGGGCATGACGGGCCTGTCGCTGGCGGCGGTGCCCCTGGCCGGGCTGTGGCTGGGCGTGTCGCTGTATCTCGCGCGTCACCAGCGGAGGCTGGCGGAGCCGGTGCCGGCCGCCGCGCCCGAGGCGCCGGTGTCCGAAGAGGTCGCGGCCCGCTAG